ACGGATCGTCGTCGCCGGGCAACGACTACCGCGGCACGGTGCTGGACGGGAAGACCCAGGCCGTCAACCACCTCCCCGACCGGCCCTGGGATCCGATGATCGACTATCAGATGATGAGCCGGTTCGTCCGCGGTTTCGCCAGCCTGATGCACTGCGACAAACCGACCGTCGTCAAGATCCACGGCTACTGCGTGGCCGGCGGGACCGATATCGCGTTGCACGCCGATCAGGTCATCGCGGCATCGGATGCCAAGATCGGCTACCCACCGATGCGGGTGTGGGGTGTCCCGGCGGCCGGGCTTTGGGCGCACCGCCTCGGCGATCAGCGCGCGAAAAGGCTGCTGTTCACCGGGGATTGCATCACCGGGGCGCAGGCCGCCGAATGGGGGTTGGCGGTGGAGGCGCCCGAGCCCGAGGATCTCGATGAGCGGACCGAACGACTCGTCGCGCGCATCGCGGCCATGCCGATCAACCAGCTCATCATGGCCAAGCTGGCCTGCAACACCGCACTGCTGCAGCAAGGTGTCGCCACCAGCAGGATGGTGAGCACCGTCTTCGACGGTATCGCCAGGCACACCCCGGAGGGGCATGCCTTCGTCGCCGATGCCGTCGAGCACGGATTCCGCGAAGCGGTCCGCCACCGTGACGAGCCGCTCGGCGACCATGGTCGCCGAGCCTCCGGAGTCTGATGCGGCTGACCGCGCGTTCGGTGGTGCTCAGCGTGCTGCTCGGCGCGCACCCGGCGTGGGCATCGGCGGCCGAGTTGATCACGCTGACCTCCGATTTCGGCATCCGTGAGTCGACGTTGCGGGTGGCGCTGACCCGGATGGTCGGTGCCGGGGACCTGGTGCGCTCGGCCGACGGGTATCGGCTCTCGGATCGCCTGCTGGCCCGGCAGCGCAGGCAGGATGCGGCGATCGAACCGCAGGAACGTGATTGGCGCGGGGTGTGGACGACGCTGGTGATCACCCGCGTCGGCGCCGATGCCCGCAGCCGGTCCGAACTGCGGAACACACTGTCACAACACAGATTCGGTGAGCTGCGTGACGGGGTGTGGCTGCGGCCGGACAACTTGCAGGTGGCGCTCCCGGCCGATGTGCTGGCACGGACGAGAGTGCTGCACAGCCGCGATGATGATCCCGCCGGATTGGTGGCCCAGTTGTGGGATCTGGATGGCTGGGCAGCCGAAGGTGCCCGCCTGCTCGACGAGATCGAGAGCGCGGAGGACGTTCCCATGCGATTCGTCGCCGCGGCGGCGATCGTGCGCCAGCTGCTGACCGATCCGGTGCTGCCCGTCGAACTGTTGCCGGCGGGCTGGCCGGGGGAGCGGCTTCGCCGCGCCTACCGGACCTTCGCGGCCGAATTGGTCGCGCGACGTGACGAGAAAGTGGAGGCGATATGAGCGCGCAGGCCGGCTCGGTACGGGTGGAGCGCAACGGACCGGTGACGACGGTGATCATGAACAGACCCGCCGCGCGCAATGCCGTCGATGGGCCGACCGCCGCCGAACTCTATGCGGCCTTCGAGGAGTTCGACGCCGATCCGGACGCCGCGGTGGCTGTGCTCTGTGGTGACAACGGAACATTCTGTGCCGGAGCCGATCTCAAGGCGATGGGCACGCCGCAAAGCAACCGGGTACGCCCCGACGGGCCAGGGCCGATGGGCCCGACGCGGATGGTGCTGTCCAAGCCGGTGATCGCGGCGGTCAGCGGATATGCCGTGGCGGGCGGTCTGGAACTGGCGCTGTGGTGTGACCTGCGGGTGGTCGAGGACGATGCCGTGTTCGGGGTGTTCTGCCGGCGGTGGGGGGTCCCGCTCATCGACGGCGGCACGGTGCGGTTGCCCCGCCTGATCGGGCACAGTCGGGCGATGGACCTGATCCTGACCGGACGCGCGGTCGATGCCGACGAGGCACTGCAGATCGGGTTGGCCAACCGGGTGGTGCCCGCCGGCCAGGCGCGCACGGCGGCCGAGGAGTTGGCGGCTCAACTCGCCGCGCTCCCGCAGGGCTGCATGCGCGCCGACCGGCTCTCGGCGCTGCACCAGTGGGGCGAAACCGAAGACGAGGCAATGGCTTTCGAATTCGACAGCTTGCAGAAGTCGTCAGCCGAATTGCTGGCCGGTGCGAAACGGTTCGCCGACGGCGCGGGCCGGCACGGCGCACAGAGCTGAGCTGTCGACTAGCCCTTGTCGACCTTGTTGCCGCTGCCCAGATCCTCGATCTTCGGATCCCCGGCGAGGTAGACGACGGTGTTGTCCAGACCCACCACGCTGATCTTGGTCTCCACGTTGTCCAGCGTGATCTTGTTGTCCGCACCACCCACGTTGACGCTCGAGCACGTTCCCTTGACCGTCAGCACGTTGTTGGATCCACCGATGTTCAGCGCCTTGCCCTCGGCGCAGTCGATATCGGCGGTGGTGCCCACCGACCCGTAGTTGATGGTGTTGCCGATCTGGACCTGTGCACCCGAGGTGCCCGCCGTGACCGACGTCCGGCCCGACTCGTCGCCGGACCCGCAGGCGGTCAATCCGAGTGCGAGCAGAACCACCGCCGATAACCCGACGACCTGAGTGCGCATGCTTCCTCGATTCTCTTTCTGGTGTGCGGCTAACCGAGCGGCACATTGATGATCGGTCGCGGCGCTCCGGCTCCGGGCCCGTCGAAATGCCACCACTCACCGTCGTACACCGACAATCCGCCGGCGGCCATGGCCGCGCGCAGGACGGCCCGGTTCTGCTGTGCGGCCGGGCTCACCCCGTCGGTGGCATAGGCCATCGCATCGGGGGTGAAGGAATCGAAATCGGTGCCCATATCGGTCAGGCCCGTCGCGCCGTAGGTCGTGACATCCACCGAGCGGCCGGATTCGTGGCTCTTGGAATAGTCGCCGGGGCGGGCCACCCATGCCGGATTGGAGACCACTTCGAACATCCGTACCTGCACGTCATGCGGTCGGTAGCAGTCCCAGAACACCAGCCGCAGGCCCTGCGCGCGAAGTTGCGCGGCGGCGACGGCCAACCCCTGTGCCAGCGACTCGTGCACCAGGCAGCGGGCCCCCGGCGGGTACAGCGGTGTGCCCACGAAATTGTTCGCGGTGGCGTAGCGCAGATCTATCAGGGCATCGGGCACCGCGGCGCGGACATCGATGAACCCGACGGCGCGGGCCGCCGCCGACACCGGGGGAGCAGGTTGCGCGCTGGCCACCGGCGAGAGATCGGGATTCACAGCGA
The sequence above is drawn from the Mycolicibacterium neoaurum VKM Ac-1815D genome and encodes:
- a CDS encoding M15 family metallopeptidase; translation: MCGIGGLAVNPDLSPVASAQPAPPVSAAARAVGFIDVRAAVPDALIDLRYATANNFVGTPLYPPGARCLVHESLAQGLAVAAAQLRAQGLRLVFWDCYRPHDVQVRMFEVVSNPAWVARPGDYSKSHESGRSVDVTTYGATGLTDMGTDFDSFTPDAMAYATDGVSPAAQQNRAVLRAAMAAGGLSVYDGEWWHFDGPGAGAPRPIINVPLG
- a CDS encoding crotonase/enoyl-CoA hydratase family protein gives rise to the protein MSAQAGSVRVERNGPVTTVIMNRPAARNAVDGPTAAELYAAFEEFDADPDAAVAVLCGDNGTFCAGADLKAMGTPQSNRVRPDGPGPMGPTRMVLSKPVIAAVSGYAVAGGLELALWCDLRVVEDDAVFGVFCRRWGVPLIDGGTVRLPRLIGHSRAMDLILTGRAVDADEALQIGLANRVVPAGQARTAAEELAAQLAALPQGCMRADRLSALHQWGETEDEAMAFEFDSLQKSSAELLAGAKRFADGAGRHGAQS
- a CDS encoding PaaX family transcriptional regulator C-terminal domain-containing protein; this encodes MRLTARSVVLSVLLGAHPAWASAAELITLTSDFGIRESTLRVALTRMVGAGDLVRSADGYRLSDRLLARQRRQDAAIEPQERDWRGVWTTLVITRVGADARSRSELRNTLSQHRFGELRDGVWLRPDNLQVALPADVLARTRVLHSRDDDPAGLVAQLWDLDGWAAEGARLLDEIESAEDVPMRFVAAAAIVRQLLTDPVLPVELLPAGWPGERLRRAYRTFAAELVARRDEKVEAI
- a CDS encoding crotonase/enoyl-CoA hydratase family protein gives rise to the protein MSADTLSSRPLKTMTYEVTDRIARITFNRPDKGNAIVADTPVELAACVERADLDPNVHVILVSGAGEGFCAGFDLGAYADGSSSPGNDYRGTVLDGKTQAVNHLPDRPWDPMIDYQMMSRFVRGFASLMHCDKPTVVKIHGYCVAGGTDIALHADQVIAASDAKIGYPPMRVWGVPAAGLWAHRLGDQRAKRLLFTGDCITGAQAAEWGLAVEAPEPEDLDERTERLVARIAAMPINQLIMAKLACNTALLQQGVATSRMVSTVFDGIARHTPEGHAFVADAVEHGFREAVRHRDEPLGDHGRRASGV
- a CDS encoding DUF3060 domain-containing protein, whose translation is MRTQVVGLSAVVLLALGLTACGSGDESGRTSVTAGTSGAQVQIGNTINYGSVGTTADIDCAEGKALNIGGSNNVLTVKGTCSSVNVGGADNKITLDNVETKISVVGLDNTVVYLAGDPKIEDLGSGNKVDKG